The Pseudoxanthomonas sp. genome segment CGTCCACCGGAATATCGGGGTGGGTCTCCAGGATGCGCACGGCGATGCGCGAATGGCCGTTGTAGAAGCCGCGGCCTATCCACTCGCCGTCCACGCCGACGACCTCGACCACCGTGCCCGGCTTGGGTTTGGCGGCGGGCTTCTCGACCAGCTTCTGGAAGATCCACGGGTGGCTGGAACGCCAGGCGTTCTTCAGGCGTACGGTCGGGTTGGGCGTGTTCATGAACGGCATTTTACCTGCCCGGTTGACCCGGCCGGGCGCTGCCCGGAGAATCCGCGGCAGAAGGGGAGTAGCTCCCGACGTGAAGGCCGTCATTTCGAGCAGCGATGCTCCGGTCCCACGGCAGCCCACCGGGCTGTGAGCGAGACCTTCGCCGCGATGGCGAAGGCATACCCCGGATCCCCCCGTTTCCCGGTTCCGAGATGCCCGCGCCCGCGGCCGTCCTCCACTCATTTCGGGAACTCCGATGGAAACGATAGGCAACGTCTGGTTGTGGGCCGGCTTCGGCGGCCTGGTAGTGGTCGCGCTGCTGGTCGATCTGGTGCTGATGCGCCACGGCGGGGCACACAAGGTGACGTTCAAGGAAGCCGCCTGGTGGAGCATCGGCTGGGTCGCCCTGGCCATGCTCTTCAACGGTGCGCTCTGGTGGTACCTCAACGAGACCAGCGGCACGGTCGAGGCCAACCGGATCGGCCTGGAGTTCCTGACCGGCTATCTGGTCGAGAAGGCGCTGGCGGTCGACAACATCTTCGTGTTCCTGATGCTGTTCACCTACTTCGCCGTGCCCGAGGAACAGCGGCAGCGCGTGCTGGTGATCGGCATCCTGGGCGCGATCGTGCTGCGCGCGATCCTGATCTTCGTGGGCGCGGCGCTGCTGGCGAAGTTCCACTGGCTGCTGTACCTGTTCGGCGCCTTCCTGCTGCTGACCGGCATCAAGATGTGGTTCGCCGCCGGCAAGGAGCCCGACCTCGAGACGAACCCCGTGCTGCGCTGGATCACCGGCCATCTGCCGCTGATCAACCGCTACCGCGGTTCCGCCCTGTGGCTGGGTCGCGGCAAGCGCCGCCGGTACACGCCGCTGTTCGTGGTGCTGGTGATGATCGCGGTGACCGACGTGATCTTCGCGGTGGACAGCATCCCGGCGATCTTCGCGATCACCTCGGACCCGTTCATCGTGCTCACCTCCAACGTGTTCGCCGTGCTGGGCCTGCGCGCCATGTTCTTCCTGCTGGCGGGCATGGCCGACCGCTTCCACCTGCTGCCGTACGGCCTGGCGGTGGTGCTGGCCTTCATCGGCAGCAAGATGCTGCTGGTGGACCTGTACAAGATCCCGGTGCTGTGGTCGCTGGGCACGGTGGCCATGATCCTGGCCGTGACCGTGGTGCTGAGCCTGGCGAGGCCGCAGAAGGCCGGTCCGGCCGCCTGACGCGATACCGGCAGACCATCCCGCCTGCGGGATGGTCTGTCCATCGCACGGCGGACTTGCAATCGCACGGCACGCCGCCAGAACTGGACCATGGACCTGCATCCCGACGACCCGGCGTTCGATCCGGAGACCCAGCAGCGCTACGACCGCAGGCGCATCCTGCGCGCACTCAACCTGAGCCTGGCCTTCGTGCTGGTGCTGGCGGTGGTGTATTCGGCGCAGAACAGCTTCGACGTGCGGGCATTCACCATCACGCCGCTGTCGATGGACGGCCTGCTCGGCATCCTGACGGCGCCGCTGCTGCACGGCTCGCTGGAGCACATCGCCGCGAATGCATCTGCGCTGCTGATCCTCGGCACGCTGGCGGGCGCGGTCTATCCGCGCGCGACGTTGTGGGCCATCCCGCTGGTCTGGCTGGGTTCCGGCCTGGGCCCGTGGCTGCTGGCCGATCCCGGCACGCACACGCTGGGCGCCAGCGGCCTGACCCACGGCCTGATGTTCATGATCTTCATGCTCGGCCTGCTGCGCCGCGACCGCGCCGCGATCGCCGCCGGCATGATCGCGTTCCTGTTCTACGGCGGCATGGTGCTGACCATCCTGCCGCGCGAAGCCGGCGTGTCGTGGCAGGCGCATCTGGGCGGCGCGGTGGCGGGATTGATTGCCGCCTTCCTGTTCCGCCGTCTCGATCCCGAACTGCCGCGCAAGAAGTACAGCTGGGAGATCGAGGAAGAGGAAGCCGCGCGCGGCGATGACGAACTCGAACTGCCCGCGCCGCGCGACGTGCCGCTGCTGTGGGTACGGCCGGAGCATCCGGAAGAAGAACAGCGTGGCGTGGTGCTGCGTTTTACCCGCCATCCGGCGGTCGAAAGCCCGCCGCGGGAGCCGCCGTCATCCTGATGCCTCCTGTGGGAGCGACGTGAGTCGCGAAGGAGGTCTGCTGTCGATGAGGCACAAGGAAAAGGCAGGCCGTACAGGTCTGCCTTTTCTTCTTGCGAATGAGGGATCGCGCCCTTTCGCGACTCACGTCGCTCCCACGAGGCACGGCTCGTGCGCCATGCGCACGACTGCGGTGTTGACCGGGGATCATGAGGTCGTACGCGCAGCGCACGCTACATGCAACACGGGCGCCCTGCGGCGCCCGTGTGTCGATCGGGCTTCTGTGCGGATCAGAACTTCGCGCTGAACTCCACGCCTACCGTGCGCGGCTCGTTGATGAAGCCGGTCAGGTTGTTGAAGTCGATGCCGCCGACGATGCGGGTCTGGTCGGTGATGTTGCGGCCGAACAGGGCCACTTCGTAGTCGCCGTAGTTCCATGCATAGCCGATACGCAGGCCGCCTTCCAGCGACGACTTGCCGCGGAACTCCAGCGACTCGTACAGGAAGAAGTTCACTTCGCTGCGGTAGGCCCAGTCGGTGTAGATGTACAGCTCGGCGCCGTCGCCCATGCCGATGCCGTAGCGCGCGGTCAGGTTGTGCACCCACTTCGGCGCCTGCGGCAGCGGGTTGCCGTCGATCGCGTAGCCCGTCGGCGTGAGCGGATCGGTCACGGTGCAGCCACCGCCGCAGCCGGGCACGGTGAGGTTGGCGTCCTGGATTTCGGTGTCGTTGTAGCTGCTGCCCAGCGTGACCAGCAGGCTGTCGGTCAGGTAGGCCTCCAGGTCCAGCTCGAAGCCTTGGCCCACGCTCTTGTCGGCGTTGAGCAGGGTGGCGATGTTGGACCCGCCGCCGACGGCGATGATCTGCTGGTCGTCGACGTTGTAGCGGAACACGTTGAAGCCGACGCGCGCGCGCTTGTCCCACAGGTCGGCCTTGACGCCCACTTCGTAGGAGATCACCTCTTCCGAGTCGGCCGTGGACACGCCGCCGTTGGGCGCGCCTGCAGCCGCGAACAGCAGGCGGCCCTGGATGGACGGCGCGCGGAAACCCTTGGCCACGCGGCCGTAGACATTGACGTCGTCGTTGAGGGCATAGACCGCGCTCAGGTCCCAGCTGACGTCGTTGACGTCGGTACTGACGCGGTACGGGCCGCCGACCGGCGCACCGAACGGCGCGGCTTCCAGCACGCTGGCGCTGAAGTCCTTCTTGTCCTGCGTGTAGCGCACGCCGCCGCGCAGCTTGAGCTGTTCGGTCACGTCGTACTCACCGGAGGCGAATGCGGCCCACGCGGTGTTCTCCTGCTCCTGCACGGCGTAGCCAGCGCGCGGATTGCCCGGCGCCAGCGAGTCGTAGTTGAAGCTGTCGATGGTGATGTCTTCCCTGAAGTAGAAGACGCCCGCCTGCCAGTTGAACTTGCCGGCGTAGTCGGATTCCAGGCGGAACTCCTGGGTGACCTGCTTGTGATCGGGCAGGCCGTCGGCCGATTCAGAGGCGAACGGGATCACGCCCGGCCCGGAATCCGGCAGGAATACCGCACCGTAACCGCCGTCGATATCGCCGCGGTTGAGCGATTCGGCCGTCTCGTAACCGGTGATCGAGTACAGGCTCAGGTCGCCGAAGTCCCAGCGCAGGCGCGCGCTGCCGCCCCAGGTGTCCAGCCACGAGAAGTTCTGGCCGTCGACCGACACCTTGTCCTTGTCGAAGCCCGGCACGAAGTCGTTGCTGCCCGGCTCGATGATGTTGGCGCGGAACAGGCGCGCGGTGCCGTTGAGGTGGCGCTTGTGCAGGTTGAACAGCGCTTCGAAGCCCTCGCCTTCGTACAGGAACTGCACGCGGGCGGCGGACTCGTCGTACCCCTCGAAGCCGTCGCTGGTGCCGGCGGCGTAGGTGTTGTCCACCCAGTCGTCCTTGCGCTGGTACAGCGCCGACACGCGGGCCGACCAGCGCTCGCTCAGCGGACCGCCGACGGCGCCCTCGAAGTTCCACATGCTGTCGGTGCCGTAGGCGAGCTGGGCGTAGCCGCTCAGTTCGCGGGTCGGCTTGGCCGACTCGAACTTCACCACGCCGGCCGGCGTGTTGCGGCCGAACAGCGTGCCCTGCGGGCCGCGCAGCACTTCGATGCGCTCCAGGTCGAACACCGGGAAGCCCTTCAGCAGCGGGCTCTCCTGCACGACTTCGTCATAGATCAGCGAGACCGGCTGCGAGGCGTTGAGGTCGAAGTCGGTGTTGCCCAGGCCGCGGATGTAGAAGCGCGGGAAGGCGCGGCCATAGGAGGATTCGATGTTCAGGCTCGGCACGCGGCCGGACAGGAAGCGCACGTCGTTGCCGCCGGAGCCCAGCACGTCCAGCTTCTCGGCGCTGACGCTGGAGATGGACACCGGCACATCCTGGATGTTCTCGACCTTGCGCTGCGCGGTGACCTGCACGGTGTCGAGCGTGGCGGCGTCCTTGTCGGCCGGGGTGGCGTCCTGGGCGAGGGCGGTGCCGAAGGGCAGCAGCGCGGCGATGGCGAAGGCGAGGCGATGCGGCCGGACGGCGGCCGGGCGGACTGGGGACATGGTGGTGGCTTTCCGAGTGGGTGGGAGTCGGGCGCCGGGCGGCGCTAGCACGCGAATGTTGCATTACAGCAACAGGGCGGGCAATGGCCGGAAGTCCCGCTTCCGGCGCACGTCGCGCCGGATGCCCGACTGGCACCGGATTTCCGTACCCGCGGCGTTCCTCCGGTATGTTCGGCAGGGCCAATCGGGGCTTGCCGGGGCGGCCATCGATACGCGGCAGGCACCGTCCACGGTTGGCCTTCGTTGCGACCGCGCCCTGTATGCTGCGCCGCTGTCGTCCCACCCTGCCCCGCCCCATGCGCCTGATCCGCCGTTCGCGCCCCTTCCTGTTCGCCTGCTGCGCGGTGCTGCTGGCCGCCTGCGGGGGCGACAACGTCAAGCCGACGCCCCCGCCGGTGCCCGTCGCGACGGTGCCGCCCGCGCCGAAACCGAAGGTCGGCATCGCACTGGGTGGCGGCGCGGCCAAGGGCTTCGCGCACATCGGCGTGATCAAGATGCTGGAAGCCAACGGCATCGAGCCGCAGGTCGTCTCCGGCACCAGCGCCGGCAGCGTGGTCGGCGCTCTGTACGCCAGCGGCATGGACCCGTTCCAGATGCAGAAGACCGCCTTCGCACTGGACGAAGCGAAGATCCGCGACGTCCGCCTGTTCTCCGGCGGCCTGGTGCAGGGCCAGAAGCTGCAGGACTACGTCAACGACCTGGTCGGCAAGCGCACCATCCAGCAACTGAAGAAGCCGTTCGCCGCCGTCTCCACGCAGCTGGAGAACGGCGAGCGCACGGTGTTCGTCCGCGGCAACACCGGCCAGGCCGTGCGCGCGTCCAGCAGCATTCCCGGCGTGTTCGAACCGGTGGTGATCGGCAAGGCCAGCTACGTGGACGGCGGCGTGGTCAGTCCGGTGCCGGTCGACGCAGCGCGCCAGCTGGGCGCGGACTTCGTCATCGCCGTGGACATCTCCACCAAGGCGCCCGGCACCAAGCCCGGCAGCATGCTGGGCATCGTCAACCAGTCCATCGGCATCATGGGACAGCGCCTGGGCGAACAGGAACTGGCGCGCGCCGACATCGTCATCCGCCCGAAGGTCAACGACATCGGCCCGGCCGACTTCGAGCAGAAGAACACCGCCATCCTCGAAGGCGAACGCGCCGCGCTGGCGGCGATGCCGCAGATCAAGGCCAAGCTCGCCGAACTGCAGCGCACGCGCACCGCCGCGCATGCCGCCAGGCACGCACCGCCGAAGCCGGACCCGCGCTGCCTGGAAGAACCCTCGCGTCTCGGCAAGCTGTTCGGCCGCGACGTGAAGTGCGATGCCGCCGGCCAGCCCGTAAAACAGTAGAGCGGAGCCTGCTCCGCCGCTTCTGCACCCCACGCCCCGCGATGCCTGACGCCGTGTGGAGCAGGCCACGTCGGTTCTACGCTTCGGTCACGCGGCGCAGGTTGTCGCGTGCCCTCGCCTCCAGCATGTCGTGGAAGTGCGGCGTGCTGTAGATCGCCGACCGATCCAGGAAGCCCTTCAGGATTTCGCGCCGCTTGCGCCGGAACAGGAAGCCGGGCACGTAGGCGTATTCCTTGCGGATCTGCTGCTCGTACTCGTCGAAGCGGGCGCGTTCCGCGCCAAGGATCGACAGGTCGATGTCGACCAGCAGCTGTTCGTCCCGGCCGGACGGCACCGCGGTATGCCGCGTCGCCATGATCAGGTCGTGTACGCGCTGCGCCGCGTCGGTCGACACGCCCGCATCGCGCAAGGCATCGCGTGCCCAGTCGGCGCTTCGCTGCTCGTTCTGGTGACCCTTGACGTCGTAGATCGCGTCGTGGAACCAGAGGGCGAGTTCGACTTCATCCGGATGCCCGGCCAGCGCGCGCGTGTCATCGAACGCCGAGAGGCATTCACCGAGATGCTGCTGCGTGTGGTAATGCCGCTGCGGCTCGGCGTACGCGGCCATCAACTGCGCGAACAGCGCGCCGCCCTCGCCCGCCGCGCCGATGCCGCTCCATGCGCGTTGCCAGGAGGTGCTGAAAAGATCCATGGCGCAGTCTAGGACGAAAGAGACGCAAGCGCGGGAAACACAGGCGTGGGAGCGACGTCGCCCCCACATCAATGCCGCGTGCGATCACCGCCTGGACGGCAACCCATGCCCACCCACCGGCACCGTCTCGACATGGCGGTCGAAGCCGGCGATCAGCGGGCGCGCCTTCGCGATGGCCTGCTGCACGGCCGGCAGCGAGAGCGAGGCCTGGTGGCTGGCGGCATCGGTCCAGACTTCGGTGATCCAGATCGCATCGGCGTCGGCGGGATCCTGCGCGATGACGTAGCTCAGGCAGCCGGGCATGGCGCCGGTGCCGTCGAGCAGGATCGCGAGCAGCGCGTCGCGCTGACCCGGCGTGGCGCGCATCTTGCCGATCAGTCCGTACATGGCAGTTCCTCTGAAAGGGGCGGGCGCGTTGTAGCACGCGATGCGGACAGGCGATGTCCTCGTCAGGCCTTCGGCAGCGGCAGTCCGGCGTCGGTCTTCACCGCGCGCAGCACGAAGCTGGAATTCACATCGGCCACGCCGCTGGCGTTGAGCAGGTTGTCGAGCAGGAAGCGCGAGAAGTGCTCCAGGTCCTGCACCACCACGTGCAGCAGGTAGTCCATGTCGCCCGTCAGCGCATAGCAGGCCACCACCTCGTCCCACGCCCGCACGCTGTC includes the following:
- a CDS encoding TerC family protein, whose protein sequence is METIGNVWLWAGFGGLVVVALLVDLVLMRHGGAHKVTFKEAAWWSIGWVALAMLFNGALWWYLNETSGTVEANRIGLEFLTGYLVEKALAVDNIFVFLMLFTYFAVPEEQRQRVLVIGILGAIVLRAILIFVGAALLAKFHWLLYLFGAFLLLTGIKMWFAAGKEPDLETNPVLRWITGHLPLINRYRGSALWLGRGKRRRYTPLFVVLVMIAVTDVIFAVDSIPAIFAITSDPFIVLTSNVFAVLGLRAMFFLLAGMADRFHLLPYGLAVVLAFIGSKMLLVDLYKIPVLWSLGTVAMILAVTVVLSLARPQKAGPAA
- a CDS encoding rhomboid family intramembrane serine protease, whose protein sequence is MDLHPDDPAFDPETQQRYDRRRILRALNLSLAFVLVLAVVYSAQNSFDVRAFTITPLSMDGLLGILTAPLLHGSLEHIAANASALLILGTLAGAVYPRATLWAIPLVWLGSGLGPWLLADPGTHTLGASGLTHGLMFMIFMLGLLRRDRAAIAAGMIAFLFYGGMVLTILPREAGVSWQAHLGGAVAGLIAAFLFRRLDPELPRKKYSWEIEEEEAARGDDELELPAPRDVPLLWVRPEHPEEEQRGVVLRFTRHPAVESPPREPPSS
- a CDS encoding TonB-dependent receptor, giving the protein MSPVRPAAVRPHRLAFAIAALLPFGTALAQDATPADKDAATLDTVQVTAQRKVENIQDVPVSISSVSAEKLDVLGSGGNDVRFLSGRVPSLNIESSYGRAFPRFYIRGLGNTDFDLNASQPVSLIYDEVVQESPLLKGFPVFDLERIEVLRGPQGTLFGRNTPAGVVKFESAKPTRELSGYAQLAYGTDSMWNFEGAVGGPLSERWSARVSALYQRKDDWVDNTYAAGTSDGFEGYDESAARVQFLYEGEGFEALFNLHKRHLNGTARLFRANIIEPGSNDFVPGFDKDKVSVDGQNFSWLDTWGGSARLRWDFGDLSLYSITGYETAESLNRGDIDGGYGAVFLPDSGPGVIPFASESADGLPDHKQVTQEFRLESDYAGKFNWQAGVFYFREDITIDSFNYDSLAPGNPRAGYAVQEQENTAWAAFASGEYDVTEQLKLRGGVRYTQDKKDFSASVLEAAPFGAPVGGPYRVSTDVNDVSWDLSAVYALNDDVNVYGRVAKGFRAPSIQGRLLFAAAGAPNGGVSTADSEEVISYEVGVKADLWDKRARVGFNVFRYNVDDQQIIAVGGGSNIATLLNADKSVGQGFELDLEAYLTDSLLVTLGSSYNDTEIQDANLTVPGCGGGCTVTDPLTPTGYAIDGNPLPQAPKWVHNLTARYGIGMGDGAELYIYTDWAYRSEVNFFLYESLEFRGKSSLEGGLRIGYAWNYGDYEVALFGRNITDQTRIVGGIDFNNLTGFINEPRTVGVEFSAKF
- a CDS encoding patatin-like phospholipase family protein; amino-acid sequence: MRLIRRSRPFLFACCAVLLAACGGDNVKPTPPPVPVATVPPAPKPKVGIALGGGAAKGFAHIGVIKMLEANGIEPQVVSGTSAGSVVGALYASGMDPFQMQKTAFALDEAKIRDVRLFSGGLVQGQKLQDYVNDLVGKRTIQQLKKPFAAVSTQLENGERTVFVRGNTGQAVRASSSIPGVFEPVVIGKASYVDGGVVSPVPVDAARQLGADFVIAVDISTKAPGTKPGSMLGIVNQSIGIMGQRLGEQELARADIVIRPKVNDIGPADFEQKNTAILEGERAALAAMPQIKAKLAELQRTRTAAHAARHAPPKPDPRCLEEPSRLGKLFGRDVKCDAAGQPVKQ
- a CDS encoding N-methyl-D-aspartate receptor NMDAR2C subunit yields the protein MDLFSTSWQRAWSGIGAAGEGGALFAQLMAAYAEPQRHYHTQQHLGECLSAFDDTRALAGHPDEVELALWFHDAIYDVKGHQNEQRSADWARDALRDAGVSTDAAQRVHDLIMATRHTAVPSGRDEQLLVDIDLSILGAERARFDEYEQQIRKEYAYVPGFLFRRKRREILKGFLDRSAIYSTPHFHDMLEARARDNLRRVTEA
- a CDS encoding putative quinol monooxygenase → MYGLIGKMRATPGQRDALLAILLDGTGAMPGCLSYVIAQDPADADAIWITEVWTDAASHQASLSLPAVQQAIAKARPLIAGFDRHVETVPVGGHGLPSRR